A genomic region of Luteibacter aegosomatissinici contains the following coding sequences:
- a CDS encoding Crp/Fnr family transcriptional regulator, translating into MPPPALRRGAACCNASCRHAHTCQATRGGAAELLAMRDVVERVGPFADGDRLVQPDAPHLAAYAVLSGLAMTVGGGRILAFHLPGELFALDVARQGQHMTSVVAVGKTWFCRFPRAATDALCEHDDAIASHLRGLRRQERRRATLGGDTPALARVAFFLDDLLARRRQVEPDTTFIPLPMSRDDIGSYLGMSAATVTRMLGRLRAEGILTVRNDGIDIADPAALAGHGLTV; encoded by the coding sequence ATGCCCCCACCTGCCCTGCGCCGTGGCGCCGCCTGCTGCAACGCCTCATGTCGCCATGCTCACACCTGCCAGGCGACGCGCGGCGGGGCCGCCGAACTGCTGGCCATGCGCGATGTGGTCGAGCGTGTCGGGCCGTTCGCCGATGGCGACCGCCTCGTGCAACCCGATGCGCCCCACCTGGCTGCCTATGCCGTCCTTTCCGGCCTCGCCATGACGGTAGGTGGCGGGCGGATCCTCGCGTTCCACCTGCCCGGCGAGCTGTTTGCGCTGGACGTCGCGCGGCAAGGCCAGCATATGACCTCCGTCGTCGCGGTGGGCAAGACGTGGTTTTGCCGCTTCCCGCGCGCGGCCACCGACGCCTTGTGCGAGCACGACGACGCCATCGCCAGCCACCTGCGTGGCTTGCGCCGGCAGGAGCGCCGCCGAGCCACGCTGGGCGGCGACACGCCTGCCCTCGCCCGCGTCGCGTTCTTCCTCGACGACCTGCTTGCGCGGCGCCGCCAGGTCGAACCCGATACCACCTTCATACCCTTGCCGATGTCACGCGACGACATCGGTTCGTACCTGGGCATGAGCGCGGCCACGGTAACGCGCATGCTGGGTCGCCTGCGCGCCGAAGGCATCCTGACGGTCAGGAACGACGGGATCGATATTGCCGATCCCGCCGCCCTGGCCGGGCACGGCCTTACAGTTTGA
- a CDS encoding hybrid sensor histidine kinase/response regulator, with the protein MTPRSPEPFAFLPMESPTAAEIRAFDWSNTELGPVETWPPALKTMLATMFDTPRPMFLAVEAGQQFFFNDPYRPMLGRRLQGAIGKSFRALWHDVWDEVERHVELAMRGEGSMHLDLPLRMTRHGFEEETWWTFSFAPMRDEHGKVFGMYAITNETTRAVRTTQTLRELNASLEVEIDQRTRERDQVWAIARDLYVVMTRDGHYRNVNPAWRTELGYAPDDLMGVGFEELIHPDDLDRARDAVSQMIDGEVVEDLELRIRSKDGQFRWFAWTGVPDGDVIYGMGRDTQRRRAMDDQMRHAQKLEALGRLTGGIAHDFNNILGGIGGAIEVVTERMEQGRVDGSRRLLDAARGAVQRAAGLTHRLLAYSRQQALSLSDVDANGIVHGLDLLLRPLLGEQVNLQVNMTESLWRTLSDASQLESAILNLAINGRDAMPHGGTLTIATRNAESVDIGRGASDYVVVDVTDTGTGMSASVIEKAFDPFFTTKAIGQGTGLGLSMVDGFARQTGGRAIITSAPGRGTTVSLWLPRHIGAPAAKHSHIENRSRQGGGRHVLLVEDEAMLRSLTREVLEEAGYTVSDCAEGNEALLLLAAEDAPDVLVTDVGLPGMDGRRLAQAARERCPTLPVLFITGYAWEAFADSPVLPEGCAILSKPFSVHALVDAVADLIDGTSA; encoded by the coding sequence ATGACCCCTCGCTCGCCCGAGCCCTTCGCCTTCCTGCCGATGGAATCGCCCACGGCCGCGGAGATTCGTGCGTTCGACTGGTCGAACACCGAACTTGGGCCTGTCGAGACGTGGCCGCCAGCGCTCAAGACCATGCTTGCCACGATGTTCGACACGCCACGCCCCATGTTCCTTGCCGTTGAGGCGGGCCAGCAGTTCTTCTTCAACGACCCCTACCGGCCCATGCTGGGTCGGCGCCTGCAGGGCGCCATCGGCAAATCGTTCCGCGCGCTGTGGCATGACGTGTGGGACGAGGTTGAACGCCATGTCGAGCTGGCCATGCGGGGCGAAGGCAGCATGCACCTTGATCTACCCCTGCGCATGACCCGGCACGGTTTCGAGGAGGAAACCTGGTGGACGTTTTCGTTCGCACCGATGCGCGACGAGCACGGCAAGGTGTTCGGCATGTATGCGATCACGAACGAGACGACACGCGCCGTACGCACCACGCAGACGCTACGCGAGCTCAACGCCTCGCTCGAGGTGGAGATCGACCAGCGCACTCGCGAGCGCGACCAGGTGTGGGCCATCGCGCGCGACCTTTATGTGGTGATGACGCGCGACGGGCACTATCGCAACGTGAATCCTGCCTGGCGAACCGAGCTGGGTTACGCGCCCGATGACCTGATGGGCGTCGGCTTCGAAGAACTCATCCACCCCGACGACCTCGACCGCGCACGGGACGCCGTGAGCCAGATGATCGATGGTGAGGTGGTGGAAGACCTTGAACTGAGGATCCGTAGCAAGGATGGCCAGTTCCGCTGGTTCGCCTGGACCGGCGTGCCTGATGGCGATGTGATCTACGGCATGGGCCGCGACACCCAGCGGCGCCGTGCCATGGATGACCAGATGCGCCACGCACAGAAGCTGGAAGCCCTGGGCCGGCTGACCGGTGGCATCGCCCACGATTTCAACAACATCCTGGGGGGCATCGGTGGCGCGATCGAAGTCGTCACCGAGAGGATGGAACAGGGCCGCGTGGATGGCTCGCGCCGGCTACTCGATGCGGCGCGTGGCGCCGTGCAACGTGCCGCGGGGCTCACGCACCGGTTGCTCGCGTACTCGCGCCAGCAGGCGCTCTCCCTCTCTGACGTGGATGCCAATGGCATCGTCCATGGCCTGGACCTGCTGCTGCGCCCCCTGCTGGGCGAGCAGGTGAATCTGCAGGTCAACATGACGGAGAGCTTGTGGCGCACGCTTTCGGATGCCAGCCAGCTCGAAAGCGCCATCCTCAACCTGGCCATCAATGGCCGGGATGCCATGCCGCACGGGGGCACCCTGACCATCGCCACGCGAAACGCGGAGTCGGTGGACATTGGCCGAGGTGCCTCGGATTACGTGGTCGTGGATGTGACCGATACCGGCACCGGCATGTCGGCATCCGTGATCGAAAAGGCCTTCGATCCGTTCTTCACCACGAAGGCCATTGGCCAGGGCACCGGCCTTGGCTTATCCATGGTCGATGGCTTTGCACGGCAAACCGGTGGCCGCGCGATCATCACCTCAGCGCCTGGCCGCGGCACGACGGTGAGCCTGTGGCTGCCGCGCCACATCGGCGCACCGGCGGCGAAGCACTCGCATATCGAAAACCGGTCGCGCCAGGGTGGCGGCCGCCACGTGTTGCTCGTCGAAGACGAGGCGATGCTGCGATCGCTTACCCGCGAAGTACTCGAAGAGGCCGGCTACACCGTCAGCGATTGCGCCGAAGGCAACGAGGCGCTGCTTCTGCTGGCCGCGGAGGATGCGCCGGACGTACTCGTGACGGACGTCGGCCTGCCAGGCATGGATGGGCGCCGGCTCGCGCAGGCTGCCCGGGAACGCTGCCCCACGCTGCCCGTGCTCTTTATCACGGGGTACGCGTGGGAAGCCTTTGCCGACAGCCCAGTCCTGCCCGAGGGCTGTGCCATCCTGAGCAAGCCGTTTTCGGTACATGCCCTTGTAGACGCCGTCGCCGACCTTATCGACGGCACGTCGGCATAA
- a CDS encoding amidohydrolase family protein translates to MTVPRPLLLATALLVAATGAHAATVIRGARVIDGTGAPAKEDVTLVVDGDHFSMVGPGLRVKMPDGTKVVDYTGKTIIPGLISDHSHIGLVDGTKAGQPALYSRENALRQLRQWRAYGVTTVTTLGINNPEVFYPLRADLHAGKADGADLFGADHGIGVPNGAPPAKMMQAGSSQLDRPATPDEARAAVDAAAARGTDLVKIWVDDFNGTLPVKMTPEIWRAVIAEAHAKHLRVAAHVYYLDDARKLVDDGVDILAHGVRDKPVDQGFIDAMKQHGTWYIATLDLNEAAYIYARHPAWMDQPFFSHAVQPALATQFADSAWRDKVRDDRATPVNEAALKTNEQNFKRIYDAGGKVGFGTDSGATPLRIPGFAEHRELALMVDAGLSPLQALNVATERAASLLGLDDRGVIANGKRADFVVLGSDPTNDIEASTHIEAVWQRGVQVSGKVTDFTP, encoded by the coding sequence ATGACCGTGCCCCGCCCCCTGCTCCTTGCCACCGCCCTGCTCGTCGCGGCGACCGGCGCCCACGCCGCCACCGTTATCCGCGGGGCGCGCGTTATCGATGGGACGGGCGCCCCGGCGAAAGAGGATGTGACCCTGGTCGTGGATGGCGACCACTTCTCGATGGTGGGGCCCGGGTTACGGGTGAAGATGCCCGACGGAACGAAGGTCGTGGACTACACCGGCAAAACGATCATCCCTGGCCTCATCTCCGATCACTCGCACATCGGCCTGGTGGATGGAACGAAGGCCGGCCAACCCGCCCTTTACTCGCGAGAGAACGCACTGCGCCAGCTCCGCCAGTGGCGCGCCTATGGCGTCACCACGGTAACCACCCTGGGCATAAACAACCCCGAGGTGTTCTACCCCTTGCGCGCCGACCTGCATGCCGGCAAGGCCGACGGGGCCGACCTGTTCGGCGCCGACCACGGTATTGGCGTGCCCAACGGGGCGCCGCCGGCGAAGATGATGCAGGCCGGCTCCAGCCAGCTGGACCGTCCGGCCACACCCGATGAGGCCCGGGCGGCAGTCGATGCGGCCGCCGCGCGCGGCACCGACCTGGTGAAGATCTGGGTCGATGACTTCAACGGCACGCTGCCGGTCAAGATGACGCCGGAAATCTGGCGTGCCGTGATCGCCGAAGCACATGCGAAGCACCTTCGCGTCGCCGCCCACGTGTACTACCTGGACGATGCGCGCAAGCTTGTCGACGACGGCGTGGATATCCTCGCCCACGGCGTTCGCGACAAGCCCGTGGACCAGGGCTTCATCGACGCCATGAAGCAGCACGGCACCTGGTACATCGCCACGCTGGACCTCAACGAAGCGGCGTACATCTATGCCCGGCATCCGGCGTGGATGGACCAGCCCTTCTTCAGCCATGCCGTCCAGCCGGCGCTCGCCACCCAGTTCGCCGACAGCGCCTGGCGCGACAAGGTGCGGGACGATCGCGCCACGCCGGTCAACGAGGCTGCGCTGAAAACGAACGAACAGAACTTCAAGCGGATTTACGATGCCGGCGGCAAGGTAGGCTTCGGTACCGACTCCGGCGCGACACCACTGCGCATCCCGGGCTTTGCGGAGCACCGCGAGCTGGCGCTGATGGTGGATGCTGGCCTTAGCCCACTGCAGGCCCTTAACGTGGCGACAGAGCGCGCCGCGAGCCTGCTGGGCCTGGATGACCGTGGCGTCATCGCCAACGGCAAGCGGGCCGATTTCGTCGTACTCGGCAGCGACCCGACGAACGATATTGAGGCCAGCACCCATATCGAGGCCGTATGGCAACGAGGCGTACAGGTATCAGGCAAGGTCACCGACTTCACGCCGTGA
- a CDS encoding acyltransferase family protein, translating to MSQQVLPRSPGIDLLRGFSILLVVVHHLGLRIPLHKTDAAQVLPVFLLKGLIYNGYEAVFLFFVVSGFLITRHVLERDGALAAVAWRSFYARRVARIVPCLLALVAVLLCCHALGVPNYVFDKPGQTPLGATLSALTFTLNVYEGNNGWLPGGWDVLWSLSVEEVFYLAFPWVCLTLGRTRWLVPALVLLVLSVPFTRAAIADNEIWSEKAYLPGMGAIAAGVLAALVRFRSGVPGVLARRLMAVAGVASLALIMFSGGWLWHAIHEGYLLMLIGAGMLLVLASPEGGQAMRGTGWLRAMGRASYEVYLTHMFVVFSLVGVARLTGTDKAWGWLWYAPAVLIAWALGYGVATYLSEPANRWLRRRLLRPVSAAATA from the coding sequence GTGTCCCAGCAAGTCCTTCCGCGCAGCCCGGGTATCGATCTGCTGCGTGGTTTCAGCATCCTGCTGGTGGTGGTTCATCACCTCGGCCTGCGGATACCCCTGCACAAAACCGATGCGGCGCAGGTGTTGCCGGTCTTCCTGCTCAAGGGCCTCATATACAACGGTTACGAAGCGGTGTTTCTGTTCTTCGTGGTCTCCGGGTTCCTGATCACCCGGCATGTCCTTGAGCGGGATGGGGCGCTGGCAGCGGTGGCATGGCGCAGCTTTTATGCTCGCCGCGTGGCGCGCATCGTTCCCTGCCTGCTCGCCCTTGTCGCCGTGCTGCTGTGCTGCCACGCGCTGGGGGTTCCCAACTACGTGTTCGACAAGCCGGGGCAGACGCCGCTCGGCGCCACGCTGTCCGCGCTGACCTTCACCCTCAATGTGTATGAGGGAAACAACGGCTGGCTTCCGGGTGGCTGGGATGTCCTGTGGTCTCTCTCCGTGGAAGAGGTGTTCTACCTCGCGTTCCCATGGGTATGCCTCACCCTGGGGCGCACGCGCTGGCTCGTGCCGGCGCTCGTCCTCCTTGTGCTGTCGGTACCCTTTACCCGCGCGGCCATCGCCGACAACGAGATATGGAGCGAAAAAGCGTATCTGCCGGGGATGGGGGCGATCGCGGCGGGCGTCCTGGCGGCGCTAGTCCGCTTCCGTTCGGGCGTGCCGGGTGTGCTGGCGCGGCGGCTCATGGCCGTTGCCGGGGTCGCTAGCCTGGCGCTGATCATGTTTTCCGGTGGATGGTTGTGGCACGCCATCCACGAGGGCTACCTGCTTATGCTGATCGGTGCGGGTATGTTGCTCGTGCTGGCGTCGCCGGAAGGCGGCCAGGCCATGCGCGGCACGGGATGGCTGCGTGCCATGGGCCGGGCCAGCTACGAGGTGTACCTGACCCATATGTTCGTTGTGTTTTCGCTGGTGGGCGTTGCACGCCTGACCGGTACCGACAAGGCATGGGGCTGGCTCTGGTACGCACCGGCGGTGCTGATCGCGTGGGCCCTGGGATATGGCGTGGCCACGTACCTGTCGGAGCCGGCAAACCGGTGGCTGCGTCGGCGGCTGCTCAGGCCTGTTTCTGCGGCGGCGACGGCGTGA
- a CDS encoding YihY/virulence factor BrkB family protein: MHLRHWYELTGKSIRTAAEGFSDDELMTRAAALSFYSALSFAPLLVLLLWVLSALNAQWQAQLVDGLTNVIGQQGATAVKLVIDNAQQRPHLGNIVGIIGLCVTVFSASAVFAQLQSTINRVWKIRAKPGEAVAGWLSTRARAFGLLIGIAFLLIISFVVSSLIQAVIPGNTVAWQVVEAVISFGVFVIAFGAMYRILPDAQIAWRDAARGGILTALLFVGGKFVISLYIDRASVGGAYGPAGAIVVLLTWVYYASIIVLLGAELTHGLAVARGAKIRPAEHAESFDPAAQVTPSPPQKQA, encoded by the coding sequence ATGCACCTGCGCCACTGGTACGAACTGACCGGCAAATCCATTCGCACCGCTGCCGAGGGTTTCAGCGATGACGAGCTGATGACCCGCGCGGCGGCGCTTTCTTTTTACTCGGCGCTATCGTTCGCACCGCTGCTGGTGCTGCTGCTCTGGGTGCTGTCCGCGCTTAATGCGCAGTGGCAGGCGCAACTGGTGGACGGCCTGACCAACGTCATCGGGCAGCAAGGCGCCACCGCCGTAAAGCTGGTGATCGATAACGCCCAGCAACGGCCGCACCTTGGCAACATCGTCGGCATCATCGGTCTGTGCGTCACCGTGTTCAGTGCGTCAGCCGTGTTTGCTCAACTTCAATCCACGATCAACCGCGTCTGGAAGATTCGCGCGAAACCCGGCGAAGCCGTGGCCGGATGGTTGAGCACCCGGGCACGGGCATTTGGCCTGCTGATCGGCATTGCGTTCCTGCTGATCATTTCATTCGTGGTCAGCAGCCTGATCCAGGCCGTCATCCCCGGTAATACCGTGGCATGGCAGGTGGTCGAGGCCGTCATTTCGTTTGGCGTCTTCGTCATCGCGTTTGGAGCCATGTACCGGATCCTCCCCGATGCGCAGATCGCGTGGCGCGACGCCGCACGCGGCGGCATCCTCACCGCCCTGCTTTTCGTGGGTGGCAAGTTCGTCATCAGCCTGTATATCGATCGCGCCAGTGTCGGCGGTGCCTACGGCCCGGCGGGGGCCATCGTCGTGCTGCTCACGTGGGTGTACTACGCCTCGATCATCGTGCTGCTGGGTGCGGAACTCACCCACGGCCTTGCCGTGGCGCGAGGCGCGAAAATCCGGCCCGCCGAGCACGCCGAGAGCTTCGACCCGGCCGCCCAGGTCACGCCGTCGCCGCCGCAGAAACAGGCCTGA
- a CDS encoding CsbD family protein, translating to MDKNRTEGMKHEVKGAMKEAAGKITGNHAKEAAGNIEKNAGKVQKEVGKAADHARDRDRHH from the coding sequence ATGGACAAGAACCGTACCGAGGGCATGAAACACGAGGTAAAGGGCGCCATGAAGGAAGCAGCCGGCAAGATCACCGGTAACCACGCGAAGGAAGCGGCAGGCAACATTGAGAAGAATGCAGGCAAGGTGCAGAAGGAGGTAGGCAAGGCCGCCGACCACGCACGCGACCGCGATCGCCACCACTAA
- a CDS encoding Nramp family divalent metal transporter — MFFPLPKTATAPFCPSEVAGSIVVPSELPWWKKALRFAGPGLLVSVGYMDPGNWATDIEAGSRFGYRLLFVVLLSSLAAMLLQCLAARLGIATRKDLAQLSSQRYPKALGRAQWVLAELSIISCDLAEVLGSALAFKLLFGVSLPVGVALTALDTFIVLGLQGQGFRRVESIILGLVGTVGICFVVQLFLVGPDWHAIAAGFVPSLHALDSREPLYLAIGILGATIMPHNLYLHSSIVQTRAVSGEAGKWAAIRLTRVDTIGSLSLALLINAAILIVAAGAFHATGRRDVADIGDAYQLLAPIAGTTIASMAFAIGLFASGQSSTFTGTIAGQVIMDGFLQMKLPCWQRRLITRGLAIVPAFIGVVVMGDRAIGALLVASQVVLSIQLPFAMYPLIRFTDNRELMGAFANTRLVSVSAWALFVVISAANVWLVAQFFGMA, encoded by the coding sequence ATGTTCTTTCCGCTGCCCAAGACGGCCACCGCGCCGTTCTGCCCGTCCGAAGTCGCCGGGTCCATCGTCGTACCGTCCGAGCTCCCCTGGTGGAAGAAGGCGCTTCGGTTCGCCGGGCCAGGCCTGCTCGTATCCGTCGGTTACATGGATCCAGGCAATTGGGCTACCGACATCGAAGCCGGCTCGCGATTCGGCTATCGCCTTCTGTTCGTGGTGCTGCTTTCGAGCCTGGCCGCCATGCTCCTGCAATGCCTGGCTGCGCGGCTCGGTATCGCTACCCGGAAGGACCTCGCGCAGCTTTCCAGCCAGCGTTACCCCAAGGCGCTTGGCCGCGCGCAGTGGGTGCTGGCCGAGCTTTCCATTATTTCCTGCGACCTCGCGGAGGTGCTCGGCAGTGCGCTCGCCTTCAAGCTGCTGTTTGGCGTGTCGCTACCGGTAGGCGTGGCGTTGACCGCGCTCGATACGTTCATTGTGCTCGGCTTGCAGGGACAGGGGTTTCGCCGGGTCGAGTCGATCATCCTGGGCCTCGTCGGCACCGTCGGCATCTGTTTCGTCGTGCAGCTGTTCCTGGTCGGCCCCGACTGGCATGCCATCGCCGCTGGCTTCGTGCCATCGCTGCACGCGCTGGATAGCCGCGAACCGCTCTACCTGGCGATCGGCATCCTCGGTGCCACGATCATGCCGCACAACCTGTACCTGCATTCGTCCATTGTGCAGACCCGGGCGGTTTCCGGTGAGGCGGGGAAATGGGCTGCCATACGGCTCACTCGCGTCGATACGATCGGGTCCCTGAGCCTGGCGCTGCTGATCAACGCCGCTATCCTCATCGTGGCCGCGGGGGCGTTCCATGCGACGGGGCGCCGTGATGTCGCGGATATTGGTGACGCGTACCAGCTGCTCGCGCCGATCGCGGGTACGACGATCGCATCGATGGCGTTTGCCATCGGCCTGTTCGCATCGGGGCAAAGCTCCACGTTTACCGGCACGATCGCCGGGCAGGTGATCATGGATGGTTTCCTGCAGATGAAACTGCCGTGCTGGCAGCGGCGGCTGATCACCCGGGGCCTTGCCATCGTTCCGGCCTTCATCGGTGTCGTGGTGATGGGGGACCGGGCCATTGGCGCACTGCTGGTGGCGAGCCAGGTGGTATTGAGCATCCAGTTGCCGTTCGCCATGTATCCCTTGATCCGGTTTACGGATAACCGGGAGCTGATGGGGGCGTTTGCCAATACACGCCTCGTGTCGGTGTCCGCGTGGGCGCTCTTTGTCGTCATATCGGCGGCCAATGTGTGGCTGGTCGCCCAGTTCTTCGGTATGGCCTGA
- a CDS encoding LysR family transcriptional regulator, with translation MRAWDGMDAFVEVVRLGSFSAAARHLGLSTAFVSRAVSALEQRLGTQLLHRTTRKLRLTDAGRLYYEHARHLLEGFDAAEQAIVDYQEGLRGSLRISLATTYGERYVAPLVNEFLAMHPQLGVDMDFSNRNVDLIEEGYDLTVRTGLLADSNLVARRLGERRLFVVASPAYLEGHPAPRTPEDLVDHQLLLGSASHWIFLEDGQPRQRPVRGRYRANSGQALLDACLRGLGLAQLPDFYVEGPLAEGRLVSLLDDWRDEQGAVWLVYPRSRHLSPKVRQLADFLCERLQTPPWQLPPG, from the coding sequence ATGCGCGCATGGGATGGGATGGACGCCTTTGTCGAGGTGGTCCGCTTGGGCAGCTTTTCTGCTGCCGCGCGCCACCTGGGTTTATCCACGGCGTTTGTCAGCCGTGCCGTGAGTGCCCTGGAGCAGCGCCTTGGCACGCAGCTGCTCCACCGGACCACCCGCAAACTGCGCCTGACCGACGCCGGCCGCCTGTATTACGAGCACGCCCGGCACTTGCTGGAAGGCTTCGACGCCGCGGAACAGGCCATCGTGGATTACCAGGAAGGCCTGCGCGGCAGCCTGCGCATCAGCCTGGCCACCACGTATGGCGAGCGATACGTGGCCCCGTTGGTCAACGAATTCCTGGCCATGCACCCCCAGCTTGGCGTCGACATGGATTTCTCGAACCGGAATGTCGACCTGATCGAAGAAGGGTACGACCTCACCGTCCGCACCGGCCTGCTCGCGGACTCCAACCTGGTGGCCCGGAGGCTGGGCGAACGACGCCTGTTCGTTGTGGCCTCACCCGCTTATCTGGAAGGCCACCCCGCGCCCCGCACGCCGGAAGACCTGGTCGATCACCAGCTACTGCTCGGCTCGGCCAGTCACTGGATCTTCCTGGAGGATGGCCAACCCCGCCAGCGCCCGGTACGAGGGCGTTACAGGGCCAACTCGGGCCAGGCCCTGCTGGATGCCTGCCTGCGCGGCCTGGGGCTGGCCCAACTGCCCGACTTCTATGTCGAAGGCCCGCTGGCCGAGGGGCGGCTGGTCTCCCTGCTGGACGACTGGCGCGACGAGCAGGGCGCGGTCTGGCTGGTTTACCCGCGGAGCCGCCACCTGTCGCCCAAGGTGCGGCAGCTTGCGGACTTCTTATGTGAACGGTTGCAAACGCCACCGTGGCAGCTCCCGCCCGGATGA